A window of Prolixibacter sp. SD074 contains these coding sequences:
- the xerD gene encoding site-specific tyrosine recombinase XerD gives MNWVESKKGYESFLRLEKSLSQNSISAYINDINKLISFLEGEYKELPPDKVKLQHLREFVEWMNQKGVSPRTQARTISGIKSFYKYLLMEGVIENDPTTLLESPKIGRKLPDILSNQEINDLINAIDLSKPEGQRNKAMIETLYSCGLRVSELVNLKLSNLHFDQEFIKIEGKGDKERLVPISKQAIEDINKYLIGYRKRLKVDKDSENILFLNRRGKQLSRVMIFTIIKNLAQKINLNKNISPHTFRHSFASQLIDGGADLRAVQEMLGHESILTTEIYTHLDKDYLKDTINRHHPRS, from the coding sequence ATGAATTGGGTTGAGAGCAAAAAGGGATACGAATCGTTTTTGAGACTTGAGAAATCGCTTTCTCAAAACTCAATTAGCGCTTACATTAACGATATCAATAAATTGATTTCGTTTTTGGAAGGCGAATATAAAGAACTTCCGCCAGATAAGGTAAAACTACAACATCTTCGTGAATTTGTTGAATGGATGAACCAAAAGGGCGTAAGTCCGCGTACGCAGGCCAGGACCATTTCCGGCATAAAGTCGTTCTACAAGTACTTGCTCATGGAAGGTGTGATTGAAAATGACCCGACGACTTTGCTCGAATCTCCCAAAATCGGAAGAAAGTTGCCGGATATACTCAGCAACCAGGAAATTAATGATTTAATTAATGCCATTGATTTAAGCAAACCGGAAGGACAGCGGAATAAAGCAATGATTGAAACCCTTTACAGTTGTGGCCTCCGTGTTTCCGAACTTGTCAATCTGAAGTTGAGCAACCTGCACTTTGATCAGGAATTCATAAAAATCGAAGGAAAAGGCGATAAAGAGCGCCTGGTCCCAATCAGCAAGCAAGCAATTGAAGATATTAACAAATATCTGATTGGTTACCGCAAACGTCTCAAAGTGGACAAGGACAGCGAAAATATTCTTTTCCTGAACCGTCGGGGCAAACAACTCAGTCGTGTGATGATTTTTACCATTATTAAAAACCTGGCACAAAAAATCAATCTCAACAAGAACATTAGCCCTCATACATTCCGCCATTCATTTGCTTCGCAATTGATTGATGGAGGGGCCGATTTAAGGGCCGTCCAGGAAATGCTGGGACACGAATCAATTCTCACAACAGAGATTTATACGCACCTCGATAAAGACTATTTGAAGGATACCATCAACCGGCATCATCCCAGATCCTGA
- the pckA gene encoding phosphoenolpyruvate carboxykinase (ATP), with the protein MKNLDLSVYGIENVSEILYNPSYEQLFEEETKPGLDGYEKGVVTELGAVNVMTGVFTGRSPKDKYIVKDDTTKDTIWWTSPESPNDNKPVSTEVWKDLKENTIKQLSGKRLFVVDCFAGANENSRMKIRFIMEVAWQAHFVKNMFIRPTEEELENFEPDFVSLNGAKTVNKKWKEHGLNSEVYTVFNLTEKMHVLGGSWYGGEMKKGMFAMMNYYLPLNEMASMHCSANVGKDDDVAIFFGLSGTGKTTLSTDPNRRLIGDDEHGWDDNGVFNFEGGCYAKTIHLDPEAEPDIYNAIKRDALLENVTVDENGKIDFDDNSVTENTRVSYPIYHIDNIVKPVSKAGHANKVIFLTADAFGVLPPVSKLTKEQTKYHFLSGFTAKLAGTERGVTTPQPTFSACFGEAFLSLHPTKYGKELVRKMEEHGAEAYLVNTGWNGTGKRISIKDTRAIIDRILDGSIEKAETKMIPIFNLEVPTALENVDTKILDPRNTYADAAEWENKAKDLAGRFIKNFRKYTDNAEGKALVAAGPQLN; encoded by the coding sequence ATGAAAAATTTAGATTTATCTGTTTACGGGATTGAAAATGTATCAGAAATTCTTTACAACCCCTCTTACGAGCAGCTTTTCGAGGAAGAAACGAAACCAGGTTTAGACGGTTATGAAAAAGGTGTTGTGACTGAGTTGGGTGCTGTGAATGTGATGACTGGTGTTTTCACCGGACGTTCACCTAAGGATAAATACATTGTTAAGGACGACACGACAAAAGATACCATTTGGTGGACATCTCCGGAATCTCCAAACGACAACAAACCTGTTTCTACAGAAGTTTGGAAAGACTTGAAAGAGAATACCATCAAACAACTTTCAGGGAAAAGATTATTCGTTGTTGATTGCTTTGCTGGTGCAAATGAAAATTCACGAATGAAGATTCGTTTCATTATGGAAGTAGCATGGCAGGCACACTTTGTAAAAAATATGTTTATCCGTCCAACAGAGGAGGAATTAGAAAACTTTGAGCCTGACTTTGTTTCTTTAAACGGAGCAAAAACAGTAAACAAGAAATGGAAGGAACATGGTTTAAACTCAGAGGTTTATACTGTTTTCAACCTTACTGAAAAAATGCACGTTCTTGGTGGCTCATGGTATGGTGGTGAAATGAAGAAGGGTATGTTCGCAATGATGAACTACTACCTCCCATTAAATGAAATGGCCTCAATGCACTGTTCTGCCAATGTTGGCAAAGATGATGATGTTGCAATCTTCTTCGGTCTTTCAGGTACCGGCAAAACAACCCTTTCAACCGATCCTAACCGCCGCCTAATTGGTGATGACGAGCACGGATGGGACGATAACGGCGTATTTAACTTCGAAGGTGGTTGCTATGCAAAAACCATTCACCTTGACCCTGAAGCAGAACCAGATATCTACAATGCCATCAAACGTGATGCATTGTTAGAAAACGTAACTGTTGATGAAAATGGTAAAATTGATTTCGACGACAATTCAGTAACTGAAAACACTCGTGTATCATATCCTATTTATCACATCGACAACATTGTTAAACCTGTTTCAAAAGCTGGTCACGCTAACAAAGTTATTTTCCTTACTGCTGATGCATTTGGTGTATTGCCTCCTGTCTCCAAATTGACAAAAGAGCAAACCAAGTATCACTTCCTTTCAGGTTTCACAGCAAAATTAGCCGGGACCGAGCGTGGTGTTACAACTCCACAACCAACATTCTCAGCTTGTTTTGGTGAAGCATTTCTTTCATTGCACCCAACAAAATACGGTAAAGAACTGGTTAGGAAAATGGAAGAACACGGTGCTGAAGCTTATCTTGTAAACACAGGATGGAACGGAACCGGAAAACGTATCTCAATAAAAGATACCCGCGCGATTATCGACCGCATTTTGGACGGCTCGATTGAAAAAGCAGAAACTAAAATGATTCCAATCTTCAATCTGGAAGTTCCGACTGCTCTCGAAAATGTTGATACCAAGATTCTCGATCCGCGTAACACTTACGCTGACGCAGCAGAATGGGAAAACAAAGCCAAAGACCTGGCCGGACGTTTCATTAAAAACTTCAGGAAATATACGGACAACGCAGAAGGTAAAGCATTGGTTGCTGCCGGGCCCCAACTTAACTAA
- a CDS encoding TIGR01777 family oxidoreductase, which produces MKIAISGSTGFIGGALREAFVSSGIEVVPLLRADFKRGENYLVQLLTGVNGVINLAGAPIVKRWTPAYKQQIMESRIQVTRQLVDALKAMSSDDRPEVFLSTSAIGIYANSGTHDEEVFEYGHDFLGEVATRWEGAAAEVKKLGVRMVIMRMGLVLGKEGGMFGRLLPVFRMGLGGTVGSGKQGFSFIHLDDVMGAVQFLLAKKELNGVFNFTAPYPVNNETFTRKLAHKLGRPSFLAVPAFALKLLFSEGATMLVHGPTVLPRKLTEAGYKFQFPDIDSALDDLVKP; this is translated from the coding sequence ATGAAAATTGCAATATCAGGAAGTACAGGATTTATTGGTGGCGCCCTACGCGAGGCATTTGTGAGTTCCGGCATTGAAGTAGTACCGTTGCTACGAGCTGATTTTAAGCGCGGAGAAAACTATCTTGTTCAGCTGCTAACCGGCGTGAATGGTGTCATTAATCTGGCTGGTGCGCCCATTGTGAAGCGCTGGACGCCCGCCTATAAACAGCAGATAATGGAAAGCAGGATTCAGGTTACCCGTCAATTGGTTGATGCGCTGAAGGCGATGTCATCGGATGATCGACCGGAGGTGTTTTTATCGACATCGGCTATCGGCATCTATGCCAATTCGGGTACGCATGACGAAGAAGTATTTGAGTATGGGCATGATTTTCTGGGCGAAGTAGCTACACGATGGGAAGGCGCTGCCGCGGAAGTGAAAAAATTGGGCGTACGGATGGTAATTATGCGGATGGGACTGGTGCTTGGAAAGGAGGGAGGAATGTTTGGCCGTTTGTTGCCAGTATTCAGAATGGGACTTGGCGGTACCGTGGGCAGTGGGAAACAAGGATTCTCATTTATCCATTTGGATGATGTTATGGGAGCGGTTCAATTTCTTTTAGCGAAAAAGGAATTGAATGGTGTGTTTAATTTTACCGCGCCTTATCCGGTAAATAACGAAACGTTTACCCGAAAACTGGCTCACAAACTAGGAAGGCCTTCTTTTTTGGCTGTTCCTGCGTTTGCTCTAAAATTGTTGTTCTCCGAAGGCGCAACAATGCTTGTTCATGGTCCAACAGTTCTGCCACGAAAATTAACGGAGGCAGGATATAAGTTTCAATTCCCCGATATCGATTCCGCGCTCGACGATTTAGTTAAGCCATAA
- a CDS encoding penicillin-binding protein 1A: protein MVNKKNTSSTRGKGKRTPAKKNGKHHNSKQITRQRVWRWVLNISLFGMFLLGALFVLVYIGAFGPLPTTQELEGVRNPVASEVYSSDGHLLGRYYIQNRSNVNFDQISPNVIHALVATEDSRFYEHRGIDEWALLRVFIKSILLQERSSGGGSTLSQQIAKNIFGRDNYGPLSMPVNKLRETIIAYRLEKIYTKNEILTLYLNTVPFSENTFGIETASERFFDKKPADLTVPEAATLVGTLKASNAYNPRLHPGHAKERRNLVISLMVKNNYLSEAEGEKYKKTPLTLHYNYLVYNTGPAAYLRERIRLEMEDWCSHVTKPNGNPYNLYTDGLKIYTTLDFKMQHYAEEAMQKQMKNLQDVFDKHWSNRQPWGHNEGMLKRAVQRSDRYIRMKDAGKTEQEISVAFHEKITMKVFNWGDIQTVDMTPLDSVKHSLLTLRCGFLALSPKNGAVKVWIGGNDFRFYQYDHVTASRQVGSTFKPIVYAAALENGVEPDKYYANEEVTYPEYDDWTPHNAEDEYGGYYSLEGALSESINTVSVQVLLDAGMSNAVRLAHRMGIGADLPEVPSLALGVADIPLEEMVTAYAPFANGGKSVKPYYLLRVEDSKGRVLKTFRQDEDSDEQQVISTQTAHIITHYLEAVVDSGTGRAIRTRFGIRGNFAGKTGTTQNHADGWFIGYTPDLVTGCWVGAEDPAVHFRTLYYGQGARMALPVVGDFFHKLYSDRTFASLRYHRFDMGDDQRLIASLDIPHYRDELPHKKFIDFGWLFGRHKDKAEKDKKKQRQQPDDKQSPNSEEKKHSGIWEKIRNAFRKKN from the coding sequence ATGGTAAACAAAAAAAATACATCTTCCACACGCGGAAAAGGAAAACGTACACCTGCCAAAAAGAATGGTAAGCATCATAATTCCAAACAAATCACCAGACAAAGAGTTTGGCGTTGGGTACTTAATATTTCATTGTTTGGCATGTTTCTACTGGGAGCGCTCTTCGTACTGGTTTACATTGGTGCCTTCGGCCCACTGCCTACAACTCAGGAATTGGAGGGCGTCAGAAACCCGGTGGCTTCGGAAGTTTATTCCTCCGATGGGCACCTTCTGGGACGCTATTACATCCAAAACCGCAGCAATGTAAATTTCGACCAAATATCCCCCAACGTCATTCATGCCCTGGTAGCCACCGAAGATTCACGCTTTTATGAACATCGCGGAATTGACGAGTGGGCCTTGTTGCGCGTATTTATTAAGTCCATATTGCTACAGGAGCGAAGTTCGGGAGGCGGCTCTACCCTCTCGCAGCAAATTGCAAAAAATATTTTTGGCCGCGATAACTACGGACCGCTTTCCATGCCTGTCAATAAACTCCGCGAAACCATCATTGCTTACCGTCTGGAGAAGATTTACACCAAAAACGAAATTCTGACCCTTTACCTGAATACTGTCCCTTTTAGTGAAAACACCTTTGGTATCGAAACTGCTTCGGAGCGTTTTTTCGATAAGAAACCGGCCGATTTAACCGTTCCGGAAGCTGCAACACTGGTTGGAACACTGAAAGCCAGCAACGCATACAATCCGCGTTTGCACCCCGGACACGCGAAAGAACGCCGCAACCTGGTTATCAGCCTCATGGTGAAGAACAATTATCTTTCGGAAGCTGAAGGTGAAAAATACAAGAAAACGCCACTTACGCTGCATTACAATTACCTGGTGTACAACACCGGACCGGCTGCCTATTTACGCGAACGCATCAGGTTGGAGATGGAGGATTGGTGCAGCCATGTAACGAAGCCCAACGGCAACCCATATAATTTATATACCGATGGGTTGAAAATTTACACCACTCTCGACTTCAAAATGCAGCATTACGCAGAAGAAGCCATGCAGAAGCAAATGAAGAACCTGCAGGACGTATTCGATAAACACTGGAGCAACAGGCAGCCGTGGGGACATAATGAGGGGATGTTAAAAAGGGCTGTACAACGTTCCGATCGCTACATACGGATGAAAGATGCCGGAAAAACCGAGCAAGAAATTAGCGTGGCATTTCATGAAAAAATTACGATGAAAGTCTTTAATTGGGGTGACATCCAGACGGTCGACATGACTCCGCTCGATTCGGTAAAACATTCACTCCTTACCCTGCGATGTGGTTTTCTGGCGCTTTCGCCGAAAAATGGCGCAGTAAAGGTTTGGATTGGCGGAAACGATTTCCGGTTTTATCAGTACGACCATGTGACGGCCAGCCGGCAGGTAGGTTCCACCTTCAAGCCAATTGTGTATGCTGCTGCTTTGGAAAATGGTGTCGAACCGGATAAGTATTACGCCAACGAAGAGGTTACCTACCCGGAATACGATGACTGGACCCCGCATAATGCCGAAGATGAATACGGCGGTTACTATTCCCTTGAAGGAGCACTGAGCGAATCCATCAATACCGTTTCGGTGCAGGTGCTGCTCGATGCCGGCATGTCGAATGCCGTGAGGCTGGCACACCGGATGGGCATCGGTGCCGACCTGCCGGAAGTTCCTTCACTCGCACTTGGGGTGGCCGATATCCCGCTCGAAGAAATGGTAACTGCTTACGCCCCATTTGCCAATGGCGGAAAAAGTGTGAAACCGTATTACCTCCTTCGTGTTGAAGATTCAAAAGGTCGTGTATTAAAAACATTCCGTCAGGATGAAGATTCAGACGAACAACAGGTCATTTCTACGCAAACGGCCCACATCATAACTCATTACCTGGAAGCCGTAGTGGACAGTGGTACCGGCCGTGCTATTCGTACCCGGTTTGGCATCCGCGGCAACTTTGCCGGAAAGACCGGGACCACACAAAACCACGCCGATGGCTGGTTTATTGGCTACACGCCTGATTTGGTAACAGGTTGCTGGGTGGGTGCCGAAGACCCCGCGGTTCATTTCCGCACGCTTTATTATGGTCAGGGTGCCCGCATGGCATTGCCTGTTGTTGGCGATTTCTTTCATAAACTGTACAGCGACCGTACATTTGCCTCATTGCGTTATCACCGCTTCGACATGGGAGACGACCAACGATTAATCGCTTCGCTCGATATTCCGCACTACCGTGATGAACTTCCACATAAGAAATTCATCGACTTTGGCTGGTTGTTTGGCCGTCATAAGGACAAAGCGGAGAAAGATAAGAAGAAGCAGCGGCAACAACCGGATGATAAGCAGTCGCCCAACAGCGAGGAGAAAAAACATTCCGGCATCTGGGAAAAAATCCGAAATGCTTTCCGCAAGAAAAATTAG
- a CDS encoding glycoside hydrolase family 125 protein, which produces MKNRRDFVKTAGAIGVGLTAAPSISFGRTTPVEYPSKRPAPDERNFTSEAVEKVIGKMKQKIKDPKLAWMFSNCFPNTIDTTVTYREKDGKPDTFVITGDIHAMWLRDSSAQVWPYLPLINEDRKLKNMIAGVINRQAECILIDPYANAFNDGKGNSEWLSDKTDMKPELHERKWEIDSLCYPIRLSYHYWKNSGDTSPFGEEWKQAMELVVKTFRVQQRKEGRGPYYFMRETFVNTDTMPGRGWGNPIRPNGLICSGFRPSDDATTYLFLVPSNYFALVSLRQLAEMSRVIYYDADFAEKCTAFADEVEQALKGHAVIKHEKHGKILSYEVDGFGNTNFMDDANVPGLLALPYLGACSPGDPLYHRTRNFVLSGDNPWFWKGKAAEGIGGPHVGLHYVWPMAIIMRAMTSNDKDDIAHCIKMLRNTDAGTGFMHESFNKDNPEDFTRKWFAWANTLFGELLMKVDKEHPELLQRNYA; this is translated from the coding sequence ATGAAAAATCGTCGTGATTTTGTAAAAACCGCCGGAGCCATTGGTGTTGGACTAACAGCCGCTCCTTCTATATCGTTCGGTAGAACAACACCTGTTGAATACCCATCCAAACGTCCGGCTCCGGACGAGCGAAATTTCACCAGCGAAGCAGTGGAAAAGGTTATAGGGAAGATGAAGCAGAAAATAAAGGACCCGAAGCTGGCCTGGATGTTCTCCAACTGCTTTCCGAACACCATCGATACCACGGTTACCTACCGGGAAAAAGACGGTAAGCCCGACACATTTGTCATTACCGGCGATATTCACGCCATGTGGCTGCGCGATTCGTCGGCGCAGGTGTGGCCTTATCTTCCGTTAATTAATGAAGACAGGAAACTGAAAAACATGATTGCCGGAGTGATTAACCGACAGGCCGAATGTATCCTGATTGATCCGTATGCCAATGCCTTTAACGACGGTAAAGGCAATAGCGAATGGTTGAGCGATAAAACCGACATGAAACCCGAATTGCACGAGCGGAAATGGGAAATTGATTCACTCTGTTATCCTATTCGGTTGAGTTACCATTACTGGAAGAATTCGGGTGATACTTCGCCGTTTGGGGAGGAATGGAAGCAGGCCATGGAGCTGGTGGTGAAAACCTTCCGCGTACAGCAGCGCAAGGAGGGGCGCGGGCCGTATTATTTCATGCGCGAAACCTTCGTGAACACCGATACCATGCCGGGGCGTGGCTGGGGAAATCCGATTCGTCCCAACGGCCTTATCTGTTCCGGTTTCCGTCCGTCCGATGATGCAACAACCTACCTTTTCTTGGTACCGTCCAACTATTTTGCTTTGGTTTCGCTTCGCCAGCTGGCCGAAATGAGCCGGGTAATTTATTACGATGCCGATTTCGCTGAAAAGTGTACCGCTTTCGCGGATGAGGTAGAGCAGGCGCTGAAAGGGCATGCTGTGATTAAGCATGAAAAGCATGGCAAAATTCTATCCTACGAAGTGGATGGCTTTGGAAACACGAATTTCATGGACGATGCCAATGTGCCGGGTTTGCTGGCGCTACCTTACCTCGGGGCTTGTTCTCCGGGAGATCCGCTTTACCATCGTACCCGGAATTTTGTACTGAGCGGGGACAATCCGTGGTTCTGGAAGGGGAAAGCAGCCGAAGGAATTGGCGGACCGCACGTGGGATTGCACTACGTCTGGCCGATGGCGATCATCATGCGGGCCATGACCAGCAACGATAAGGACGATATTGCCCATTGCATTAAAATGCTGCGGAATACCGATGCCGGTACCGGATTTATGCACGAAAGCTTTAACAAGGATAATCCCGAAGATTTCACACGAAAGTGGTTTGCCTGGGCTAATACACTATTTGGTGAACTGCTGATGAAAGTCGATAAAGAACATCCGGAGTTGCTCCAACGAAATTATGCCTGA
- a CDS encoding mechanosensitive ion channel family protein, which produces MQPDQKMSLWELLNYVLFTYGDLKISILRVAIGALILVGAYFIFHFFRKWMMHLSIAEKLGLKRWRSFIRIIRLFFIFGAGLGSLSMLGLKTKQVLAFQLFATDKIEFTVTHLLVVLAILFVTRFILNLIEYHFDNKINQKQFDRGRGRSIYTIVQYLIWFTAIVLSLQALGLKLTWVVASSAAFLAGIGFGLQNLFNDFISGLIILFDRSLEVYDIVELNDGTVGRVLEINLRSSKILTRNNQVLIVPNSKFTRDTIVNWSHNEENTRFHVSVGVAYGSEVRLVEKLLLEAANGHEDISTEPKPFVRFNDFGNSSLDFQLYFWTSNSFFVENLKSELRFAIDDLFSKNDINIPFPQRDVHFKNPIIIQKDPS; this is translated from the coding sequence ATGCAACCTGACCAGAAAATGAGTTTATGGGAATTGCTCAATTACGTCCTCTTTACCTATGGCGACTTGAAGATTTCCATTCTTCGGGTTGCTATTGGCGCATTAATATTGGTGGGCGCTTATTTTATCTTCCATTTCTTCCGTAAGTGGATGATGCATTTATCTATTGCAGAAAAACTTGGATTGAAACGGTGGCGCTCTTTCATCCGCATAATCCGTTTATTCTTTATTTTTGGAGCAGGTCTGGGTTCGCTAAGTATGCTGGGGTTAAAAACCAAGCAAGTATTAGCCTTTCAGCTTTTCGCAACAGATAAAATAGAGTTTACCGTTACTCATCTTTTGGTTGTACTTGCCATTTTGTTTGTTACCCGGTTTATTCTGAACCTGATAGAGTACCATTTCGATAACAAAATCAACCAGAAACAATTCGACCGTGGTCGGGGAAGATCCATCTATACCATCGTTCAATACCTGATTTGGTTTACGGCCATCGTGCTTTCTCTTCAGGCGCTTGGGCTGAAATTAACCTGGGTTGTGGCTTCTTCAGCAGCCTTTCTGGCAGGTATCGGATTCGGTTTGCAAAACCTCTTTAACGATTTTATTTCCGGCTTAATTATCCTGTTCGACCGTTCGCTCGAAGTATATGATATCGTCGAACTGAATGACGGAACGGTTGGGCGTGTGCTCGAAATCAATTTGCGGTCCTCAAAGATTCTGACCCGGAATAACCAGGTGCTGATTGTTCCAAATTCAAAGTTTACCCGCGATACCATTGTCAACTGGAGCCATAATGAAGAAAATACCCGTTTCCATGTGAGTGTGGGGGTAGCGTATGGTTCTGAGGTGCGTTTGGTCGAAAAACTCCTCCTTGAGGCTGCTAACGGACACGAAGATATCAGCACGGAACCCAAACCTTTTGTCCGGTTCAACGATTTTGGTAATTCCTCGCTTGATTTTCAGCTTTATTTCTGGACATCCAATAGTTTTTTTGTAGAGAATTTAAAGAGCGAACTGCGCTTTGCCATCGATGATCTATTCTCCAAGAATGATATTAATATCCCTTTTCCGCAGCGCGACGTGCATTTCAAAAATCCCATCATTATCCAGAAGGATCCATCTTGA
- the cdaA gene encoding diadenylate cyclase CdaA: protein MTELFITIRFLDFLDVLLVAFLLYELYMLIKGTVAFNIFMGIFIVYLVWLVVKALNMELVSTILGQLFGVGVLALIVVFQQEIRKFLLLLGSRYQANNKLSFENLFPQHFKSTTESSLRAIVDACQDMARAKTGALIVIARSTELREFAETGEIIDAGITAELLKSIFYKNAPLHDGAVIIVGNRIRAARCILPVSAKKNLRPSLGLRHRAALGMSEQTDAYVVTVSEETGRISVAHNGQLDENLTVDNLFKKLEENHAT, encoded by the coding sequence ATGACGGAACTATTCATTACTATACGATTTCTCGATTTTTTGGATGTGTTGCTGGTCGCTTTCCTTTTATACGAGCTATATATGCTGATAAAAGGAACGGTAGCCTTCAATATATTTATGGGAATATTTATTGTCTACCTCGTTTGGCTGGTGGTGAAGGCATTGAATATGGAGCTGGTCAGCACCATTCTGGGCCAGTTATTCGGCGTTGGGGTTTTGGCTTTGATTGTAGTTTTCCAGCAGGAGATACGAAAGTTTTTGCTCTTGCTGGGGAGTCGTTACCAGGCCAACAATAAGCTATCTTTCGAGAATCTTTTTCCGCAGCATTTCAAATCGACAACCGAATCGAGCTTGCGGGCAATAGTTGATGCCTGCCAGGATATGGCGCGCGCCAAAACCGGGGCTTTGATTGTGATTGCCCGGAGTACCGAGTTGAGGGAATTTGCCGAGACTGGTGAGATTATCGACGCCGGCATCACAGCGGAGTTACTGAAGAGTATCTTTTATAAAAATGCGCCTTTGCATGATGGGGCCGTCATCATCGTTGGAAACCGAATTCGTGCAGCGCGGTGCATTTTGCCTGTTTCAGCCAAGAAAAATCTGCGGCCTTCTTTAGGATTGCGGCATCGTGCAGCGCTTGGTATGTCGGAACAAACCGATGCTTATGTTGTTACGGTAAGTGAGGAGACCGGGCGTATTTCGGTGGCCCACAACGGACAACTTGATGAAAATCTGACGGTGGATAATCTGTTTAAAAAACTGGAAGAAAACCATGCAACCTGA
- the folP gene encoding dihydropteroate synthase has protein sequence MLFTRKKEPFYARKKTMTLDGRLIEIDHPMVMGILNVTPDSFFDGGKYVSHKAILKRAERILEEGGEIIDIGAYSTRPGARDVPVMEETGKLKSAVSLVRNEFPNSIISIDTFRASVARDIVNESGPCIINDISGGTMDDRMFETVAELGVPYIMMHIQGTPKTMQQNPHYDDVVQEILMFFAERVQQLKLLGVKDVILDPGFGFGKSIDHNFDLMNRLDSFGLFQFPLLAGVSRKSMIWKFLGTSAEESLNGTTVLNTVALMGGADILRVHDVKEAVQTIKIYSKLKSVVK, from the coding sequence ATGCTGTTTACGCGTAAAAAAGAACCGTTTTATGCCCGGAAGAAGACCATGACGCTCGATGGTCGTTTAATCGAAATCGATCATCCGATGGTAATGGGTATTCTCAACGTGACACCCGATTCCTTTTTCGATGGCGGGAAATATGTCAGTCACAAGGCTATCCTGAAGCGAGCTGAGAGAATACTGGAAGAAGGGGGCGAAATCATTGACATTGGTGCCTACTCAACCCGACCGGGTGCGCGCGATGTCCCGGTAATGGAAGAGACCGGGAAGTTGAAATCGGCAGTTAGCCTGGTTCGAAATGAATTTCCGAATTCCATTATCTCGATTGATACCTTTCGCGCCTCGGTAGCCCGGGATATTGTAAACGAAAGCGGACCTTGCATTATCAACGATATTTCGGGGGGGACCATGGATGACCGGATGTTTGAAACGGTAGCCGAACTGGGTGTTCCGTACATTATGATGCATATTCAGGGTACACCGAAAACCATGCAGCAAAATCCGCATTACGACGATGTGGTACAGGAAATTTTAATGTTTTTTGCCGAAAGGGTTCAGCAACTAAAACTACTGGGAGTAAAAGACGTTATATTAGATCCCGGATTTGGATTTGGTAAATCGATCGATCATAATTTCGACCTGATGAACCGGCTCGATTCCTTCGGATTGTTTCAATTCCCGCTTCTGGCGGGTGTCTCCCGCAAATCGATGATTTGGAAATTTTTGGGGACATCGGCAGAGGAGAGCCTAAACGGAACTACGGTGTTGAATACGGTAGCCCTCATGGGAGGGGCAGATATCCTGCGGGTGCACGATGTGAAGGAAGCAGTGCAAACCATTAAAATTTACAGCAAGCTGAAAAGCGTTGTCAAATGA
- a CDS encoding DUF1599 domain-containing protein, translated as MEKTVQQFDHIISICHDLFVKKMRDYGTAWRILRPSSMTDQIYIKAQRIRSIEEKGISKIDEDARAGFIGIINYCSMALIQLELKPSEEELPADITERMFLENLEKAKTLMLDKNHDYGEAWRQMRISSFTDLILMKLKRTKQIEDNQGKTLVSEGIEANYLDIINYAVFAMVKLEFGEE; from the coding sequence ATGGAGAAGACAGTTCAGCAATTCGATCATATCATCAGCATCTGCCACGACTTATTCGTCAAAAAGATGCGCGATTACGGAACAGCATGGCGCATCTTGCGTCCCAGTTCCATGACCGATCAGATATACATCAAAGCACAACGAATCCGCAGCATTGAAGAGAAAGGAATTTCCAAAATCGACGAAGATGCGCGTGCTGGGTTCATCGGTATTATCAATTACTGCTCCATGGCGCTTATCCAGCTTGAGCTGAAACCTTCGGAAGAAGAATTACCGGCTGACATCACCGAAAGGATGTTTTTGGAAAACCTGGAGAAGGCCAAAACGCTGATGTTGGATAAAAACCACGATTACGGCGAAGCCTGGCGGCAAATGCGCATCAGTTCGTTCACCGATCTGATTCTGATGAAACTGAAACGCACCAAACAAATTGAAGACAACCAGGGAAAAACACTGGTATCGGAAGGCATCGAAGCCAATTATCTTGACATTATCAACTATGCCGTTTTTGCGATGGTGAAACTTGAGTTTGGAGAAGAATGA